A segment of the Piliocolobus tephrosceles isolate RC106 unplaced genomic scaffold, ASM277652v3 unscaffolded_36898, whole genome shotgun sequence genome:
aaataaataaataaataaataaataaataaataaataaataaataaaatctgggtttcaggccagatgtggtggtgcactcctgcaatcccagcactttgggaggctgagatgggcagacagcttgaccttgtctcaaaaaaaaaaaaaaatctgggtttctggcatctcaaaaaaaaaaaaaaaaaaaaaaaaatctgggtttctggcatctcaaaaaaacaacaaaaacaaacaaaacaggaaagCTCTGGGCACATGGCTGCTACAGTCCTCTATTGAGCAATGTGCTGCAGCAcgggtccctaacccctgggccatggacctgTACTGgtcagtggcctgttaggaactgggccacagagcaggaggTGAATAGTGGGTGGACGactgaagcttcatctgtatgtCTGGCCACTCACCATTgcttgcattactgcctgagctctgcctcctgtcagatcagcagtatcattagattctcacaggagcatgaaccTTGTTGTGAATTGCACAAATGAGGAATCTAGGCTGCATATTCCTTATGCAAATCTAATTCCTGATGatttgaggtggaacagtttcatcccaagaCCATTACCCTTCTGCATCCCACCCCATGCTgcctgtggaaaaattgtcttccacagagtcggttcctggtgccaaaaacgtTGGGGACCGCTGTGCTTTAGAATCTGCCATGAATCTGCAGCCTCTATTATATAGTTCCCTATAGACTTTGCTTCCTACCGTCTTACATTCTGCCTTACAAGCATTTGAGTTTGCATCCCTTGTTTTTGTTAGTATGCTACGTTGGTGACATTGACCAAATGACCATGCATTAATTATAAGCTTAGTTGATAATGACCTCAATGGAATAACACGACATAGTACCGTGACAATACTTCTTGCATGTATCTGCAGGTGGAATTGTAAACCTGGTGGTCCAAGATGGTCTAATTCGATCTTCCTTTGTAGCTCATTATATTAATAGTGGTAACATTTGAGATGGTGATTCAGCGTTTCAATGCCGCTAATCATGGCAACAACAAATGTTTTCCTTCTGAATCAGCATTAACCTAGATGTTACTGTGGATCAAAATTAGACTCTACATTTTCAACCACACAAATGTCGGGcagtaaaaatttttcttaatatcGATTGCCTATGTAGGTTATGTAATTAGTGTATATTTATAGTTCTATGATTTATGCATGGCTGCTACAGGGCTGGAGGAGGTAAAGCAACAGCGTTTTCTCAGTTGTGCAAGTAGCATTATGTTATAATGAATAGGCAATATTAAATTGGCCTGatgagaatcagaaaaaactaatttaaagttcacatggaaacaaaaaagagcccacatcaccaagacaatcctaaacaaaaagaacaaagctggaggcatcatgctacctgacttcaaactatattacaaggctacagtaaccaaaacagcatggtagtggtaccaaaacagagatatagaccaatggaatagaacagagccctcagaaataataccacacatctacaaccatctgatctttgacaaacctgacgaaaacaagaaatgggaaaaggattccatatttaataaatggtgctgggaaaactggctagccatatgtagaaagctaaaactggatcccttccttataccttatacaaaaattacttcaagatggattagagacttaaatgttagacctaaaaccattaaaaccctagaagaaaacctaggcaataccattcaggacataggcatgggcaaggacttcatgactaaagcacCAAATATAacggtaacaaaagccaaaattgacaaatgggatctaattaaactaaagatcttctgtacaggaaaataaactaccatcagagtgaacaggcaacctacagaatcagagaaaacttttacaatctacccatctgacaaatggctaatatccagaatctacaaagaacttaaacaaatttacaagaaaaaatcaaacaaccccatcaaaaagtggacaaaggatatgaacagacacttctcaaaagaagacatttatgcagccaacagacacatgaaaaaatgctcatcatcactggtcatcagagaaatgcaaatcaaaaccacaatgagataccatctcacaccagttagaatggcaatcattaaaaagtcaggaaacaacaggtgctggagaggatgtggagaaataggaacacttttacactgttcgtgggactgtaaactagttcgaccattgtggaagacagtgtggcgattcatcaaggatctagaactagaaatatcatttgacccaggcatcccattaccgggtatatacccaaaagattataaatcataccgctataaagacacatgcacacgtatgtttattgcggcactattcacaatagcaaagacttggaacccaaatgtccatcaatgatagactggattaagaaaatgtggcaaacatataccatggaacactatgcagtcataaaaaaggatgagttcatgtcctttgcagggacatggataaagctggaaaccatcattctgagcaaactatcccaaggacagaaaaccaaacaccacacgttgtcactcataggtgggaattgaacaatgagatcacttggacacagggcagggaacatgaCACCTCGGGGCCTATTGTGATgtgggagcggggagggatagcattaggagttatcctaatgtaaatgatgaattaatgggtgcagcacaccaacatgttacatgtatacatatgtaacaaacctgcacgttgtatatatgtaccctagaacttataagtataataaaaataaataaataaatagggcagAAGAATCATATTACAGTAATCTAGTATTTCGCTTGTAAAGTCCCTGAGGTTTACAGAGGAAATCTTTTCTAATAACAAGAAGAGTGAGGCATGTGCTTCGGTCTTTGTTTCCTAGTTATACGATCTTGGGTAAGGAGCTCAACTTTTCCCTGCCAAAATtaaatgaggattaaatgagatcatatatgTGAAGGTGTgaaggacagtgcctggcacatagtagcatCAATCAATGTTAGTATCTCTAAAATAGAGATTGATTCTGAAGATCCATAAAGTGGTAGAACCGATCTTAAGATACCCAAATGATAGAATTGTTCTTTATTTGCAGGGGCTTACTTATTTTGTATGTCCAGGggatccttttttttaaaaaaataatttttatttctttattttgagtctcactgtgtcccccaagctggagtgcagtggcaccattttggctcactgcaacctccatctccctggttcaagtaattctcctgcctcagcctcctgagtagctgggattacagatgcgcaccactatgcccggataatttttgtatattaagtagagacagggttttgccatgttggccaggctggtcttaaactcctgacctcaggtgatacagctgcctcagcttcccaaagttctgggaatgcaggcgtgagccactgggcctggccttttttttttgagacaggatctcactctgttgcctaggctggcatgcagtggcactaccatgcctcactgcagctttgaactcacTGGCTcaaaattctcccacctcagcctcctgagtagctgggatcacaggtatgcaccaccacacgccgttaattttttttttttttttttgagatggagtcttgctctgtcacccagactggagtgcagtggcatgatctcagctcactgcaacctacacctcccgggtttaggcgattctcttgcctcagcctcccaagtagctaggatactacaggtgagcgccaccatgcctggctaattttttgaattttttttagtagagacagggtttcaccatgttcatcaggctggtctcaatctcctgacctcgtgatatacccaccttggcctccctaaatgctgggattacaggtgtgagccaccatgcccggccctaatattttatttttttgtagagatgaggtcttactatgtggcccaggctggtcttgaattcctggacccaagtgatcctcccaccttgacctcccgaagtgttgggattacaggcttgagccaccgtgcccagttccCTTCTTAAATAGTTTTaagggggagaagaaaaagactgaTTTTCTTCCCTTCCACTACCAAGACAGGCAGAACACACCAGAACACTCTGCTTAGcatttcttttcgtttttttttttttttttttttttttttttttttttttttttNNNNNNNNNNNNNNNNNNNNNNNNNNNNNNNNNNNNNNNNNNNNNNNNNNNNNNNNNNNNNNNNNNNNNNNNNNNNNNNNNNNNNNNNNNNNNNNNNNNNtttttttttttttttttttttttgagatggagtctcgctctgtcaccgagggtggagtgtagtggcgcgatctcggttcaacgcaacttccacctcttgggttcaggctattctcctgtctcagcctcccgcgtagctgggactacaggcgcctgccaccactttcggctaattttttgtatttttagtagagacgtggtttcactgcgttagccaggatggtctcaatctcctgacctcgtgatctgcccacctcggcctcccaaagtactgggattatgggtgtgagcgaCTGTGCCCGGCCCTCCCTTCATTGTTTAAGataaattcacataccataaaattcaccattttatttattctctctctgtccctctctctctctctctctctcttttttttttccaggctggagtgcagtggtcctatcgtggctcactgcaaccttgaattcctggactcaagtgatcctcccacctcagcctcccgagtagcagtagctgagactattgtctcatgtgtccatgtgaagagaccaccaaacaggctttgtgtgaacaacatggctgtttatttcacctggatgcaggtgggctgagtccaaaaagagagtcagcaaagggtggtgggattatcattagttcttacaggttttgggataggcggtggagttaagagcaatgttttgggggcagggggtgaatctcacaaagtacattctgaagggtgggggagattataaggaaccttcttaagggtgggggagattacattgatcagttagggtggggcagaaacgaatcacaatggtggaatgtcaccagttaaggctattttcacttttgtggatcttcagttgcttcaggccatctggatgcaTACGTGCAGGTCACTgtggatatgatggcttagcttgggctcagaggcctgacaactatcagtgcacaccaccaagcctgagTAATGACAATACTTTTTTCTTcgctttctttcgttttttttttttttttttttcttttttttttcttttttgtagagatggagtcttcctatgttgtccaggctagtctggaactcttgccctcaaaggatcctcctgtctaattctcccaaagtgctgggattacaagcatgtgccaccgcgcccggccaaatgcaccccccttttttttaagtgtgcaattcaatggtttttaatatattcacaaagcCATGGAACCATCACACCTatctaatttcaaaatgttttcatcactccaaaaaaatAACTCCATAtgagagaccgaggcgggcagttcactcgagaccagcctggccaacatgttgaaactccgtctccactaaaaatacaaaaattagtcgggcgtgatggcgcacgcgtgtagtcccagctactccggaggctgaggcagaagaatcccttgaaccccggaggtggaggttgcagtgagctcagatcgcgccattgcactccagcctgggcgacagagcgagactccatctcaaaaatatctaattaactaataaaaataaaaataaacaagtaaataaataaccacatgccttctgcctctgtggctttgcctGTTCTGGGTATTTTGTGTGAATAGACCCATGCATGGGGGTGGGACCGGCACCTTTCAAACGTTCACCCCCAACGACGGCCCGTGACCTCCGGATTGGACGGCGCGAGCTGAATGTGCGGGTCGGGCGCCCAATCGCTCAGGAGCATCTGGAGGGGGCAGGTGCAGGTGCGGGCGGCGCCAACTCAGGGctgctggaggcccaggaggctcGGACGCCGTGCAGGAAGCTGCTGACCACGCCGGCTCCTGATCGCAGGCGCACACAGCGCGGACATGGCGGGCTGGTGGCCGGCATTCTCGCGCGCGGCCCGGCGCCACCCGTGGCCCACCAACGTACTGCTCTACGGCTCGCTCTTCACTGCCGGGGACGCGCTGCAGCAGCGGCTGCAGGGCGGCGAGGCCGACTGGCGCCAGACGCGGAGCGTGGCCACGTTGGTGGTGACCTTCCACGCCAACTTCAACTACGTGTGGCTGGGCCTGCTGGAGCGCGCGCTCCCGGGCCGCGCGCCGCGCGCGGTGCTGGCCAAGTTGCTCTGCGACCAGGTGGTCGCTGCGCCCATCGCGATCTCGGTCTTCTACGCCGGTGAGGGGCCGGGAGGGGACCTCGGGGGTAGGACCCGCTATTGGGGGACTGGAGGCAGGGACTCGGGATCAAGCGGCTGGAGGGAGGGCGCTGCAGGAGCCTGGGGTCCCGGGCAGGAGCTGGGGCTCTGAGACGGGGGCTGCTTCAGGGACCTGGAAGGCCAGGGCAAAGGCTGGAGGCTGGGGTGTTTGATTGCGAGAAGTTGCGGGGGGCACTGGCTGGGGAGCCGGGAAATTGGGAAGCCAGAGGTCCACCGAGTCAGGAATTTAGGGCACTAGGGTCGGGGCTGAGACTCGGGGGTTGGATGTAGGTTAAGGCTGGAGTAGGCAGGGCTAGGGAGGTCTTTTCCCCTGAAAAAGCGTCCATGGGAAAATAAAGGAGATCCCAGTTCAAGGCCATAGCAGCTGCATGACCATGAACCAGTCCTGGGGCAGGGAAGGGACCGACCTGCTCTTCAGAAAATCCATGCCTGGGGCTCCGGGGCCAACACAGGAACAAAATACAAGGGGACCCATGACCCTGGGGGGCAGAGCAGGTGGAATCTGAGGTTGGGCCTGGATCTTCAGAAAACTCATGCCCAGGGGCCTAGTCCTGCTTTGGTGACAAGATTTTCCCCTGGGGGTCCCACAGAAGACATCAAGGGACCTTGGATCCTTGCCATGGAGGACTATATACTTGTGAGGGTTCAGGGAACCCTCTCCTTAGAAAATCCAACCCAGGCCTggggtgtggggggtgggggcttgACTGTGGAAACCTTCTCTACTGCCTACAATTAGAGCAATGGAAATGTTACCTGAAAAATACCGGGGTTCATTCCCCTAACGAGTCCCAGATGACTCCATCAAGAGGCAGGTTTTGGTCAATGGGAGTTTTACTTGGCACAAGTAAGGAAGACACTGGGCGTGTTCTCCAAAGTAGTGTGTCCCCCCGAGAAGGAGACAGGAGGGTTTTATGGGGTGATGGAGAAAGGAGAGGGTGCGTGATTGCATGCAGAGTAGGAGTCCCAGTGAGTCATGATGCTAGCACATAGATTGCATGGGTTACACAGGTTATAGTCGTGAAGCTATAGCTTCTCCCAGGGTGAAGACTTTAGCATGGAAATGAGGAGAGTTAACTTGGGTTCATCTATCAGTAACCTGGGGTCACTTCGGAGCTGGTTTAAACAAACAGGTTGACCTCATTCCACCCAGGGTTGGGGAGGAACAGGTTGAGGGCAGGAGGCTGTAAAACAGGCTGATTGCTCAAGCTGGTTAAATTCTTGTGATCTTTGGAGATCTTCCGTCTGCTTACAGAAGGGGACCTGTGGCCTCTATCATCATTGCAATTTCTATAGCCTTGAAGGGGATGGGGTGGGTAACTGGGGAGAAAATCTCTGTGGGTCTTAAGCCTGACCTTGCGATTGGGGAACAAGGTCCCAATCCCAAATGGGAGGGAATTTCTCCTAAGGGCTGTTGGTGCTTTCTAAACCAGGTTGAGGTCAGACAAGCCACCATCTTGAAGAGAGCTACCCTGCCCCCTGAACCTTATTTTGAAGAGTTGGATTCACTTCCTTTCCCTACAGACCCCACCAGAAACACAAACAACCTGGTTGCCTATTGCCATTGTGGCCAACTACATGGCTGATGGGATCAGTGTGTCAGGAGGACAGACAGCCTGAGAGCTAGGGCCTCCTGTTTTATCAGAAGGTCTTTGCCTGGTCCCAGGGTGTGATTTCCAGACTAGATTTGCAAACAGCTTCCTAGCACCTGTTACAGAAGCCTTGTACACCGGTGAAGGGGTAGGGGACCAGAATCCTATTTAATCCTGAAACAACTAGTGagattgttctctttttctttttctttttcttttttggagacagagtctcgctttatcgcccaggctgaagtgtgtaGTGGcccgatttcagctcactgcaacctccatctccaggttcaagcaattctcctgcctcagcctaccgagggACTGGGATTaaagatgcacaccaccacgcccggctaacttttgcatttttaatgaagacggggattcaccatgttggccacactggtcttgaactcctgtcttcaagtgatctgcccatctcaacctcccaaagtgctgggattagaggcatgagccacctcgcccagctggttttcagtttttctggttCAGTTTTGGTCACCTCAAATTTCCATGAAGGGGCAAGTGGAAGGGGATGGATTAGAGTTTTGCATGAGGCTCTCTACATGGAAATTGCACCAATGAGATGATCTTTTTGCTGGGGTCACCTTGGGGAACCAGAGTTGTAACAGATTAACAACTCTGGCTTGGGAATCAGACACCTGGGTTGAATTCCGTCTGCTATTAACCTCTCTAAgctcttttcctcatttgtaactCTACCTACCTTAGCGAACTGTAAGGAGGGACACATGAAATGAGGCGCATAAAGTACTTAGCATTTAATTAATGCTAGGTAAGTGGAACACAGTATTACCAATATTTTGCTGAGTCATGTAAGAATCTTCTGTAATTAACTAATAAGGCTCTTATTTCCCCTACCTCCTAACTGGGGAttggaaagaatttttaaagtactctcggccgggcgcggtggctcaagcctgtaatcccagcactttgggaggctgagacgggcggatcacgaggtcaggagatggagactatcctggctaacacggtgaaaccccgtctctactaaaaaatacaaaaaactagccgggcgaggtggcgggcgcctatagtcccagctactcgggaggctgaggcaggagaatggcgtgaacccgggaggcggagcttgcagtgagctgagatccggccactgcactccagcccgggcgacagagcaagacttcgtctcaaaaaaaaaaaaagtactctcaGTTTTACAACCCTTTCTAAAATAGGAGAGCTTTGCCTTGCTAcctgaatttcatttttcttttttcctttactttttctgagacagggtctgactctattccctcaggctgaagtgcagtgatgtgatcacccctcattgcagcctcgacctcctaggctcaagcaatcctcccacttctgcctctggagtaattgggaccacaggcgtgcaccccTATACCTGGctggtttttaaattgttttgtggagacaaggtcttgataTATTGCCCAGGCCGTGAATTTCTCTTCAGGGAGGTTGAAGATCAaagttttcaaagtgtttttagGAAGGCTGAATTGGTGTTCCACTTTCAATTTTTGAATAGGGTAATACCGATGGGAAATTTGTAGTTGCCAGAGTATTTGGGTCCACtagccttttcttatttttatatttttgagatggagtcttgctctgtgacccagtcaggaacgcagtggtgtgatctcagctgaccgCAACCTccaaatcctgggttcaagtgatccttctgcctcagcctcctgagaagctggaattacaggcatgcaccaccacgtggggctaattttgtagttttagaagagagggagtttctccatgttggtcaggctggtctcaaactcccaacctcaggtgatccacccgcctcagcctcccaaagtgctgagattacaggcgtgaggcaccacaacCAGTCCActagcttttttttaaaagatagaaattaaaaattcaaaatgttcaaATGTTCGACATTTCACAAAATGTTTGCAAGGTAGAGAAAAGTAACCAATAGGCCCACTATTGTAACTTGATTCTTTTTGTGAATTGctatagtttttgaaaaaataattgttcTGCTATAACTTTTATACTCTGCTATTCTCACTTCGTATTTATCattcctttaaaatttatctaGTTTTAGAGTGGAGAttatgttctattttctttttcttttcttttttttttttttttttgagacagggtcttgctgtgttgcccaggctggagtgcagtgtcaggatcacagctcactgcagcctctacctcccaggctcaagcaatcctcccacttcagcctcctgagtagctatgactacaggcacgccaccacacctggctaatttttgtattttttgtagagatggggttttgccctgttgcccaggctggtctctaaactcctggactcaagcaatctgcctgcctcggcctcccaaactgctgggattacaggcttgagccaccgtgcctgactatGTTCTCTTTTCACTGTTGGATCAGAAGGGTCGTATTGATGGATGATACTGATGGTTACTTTGCATTTTGGAATGGAAAACTGAAACCTGCACTGTTATACGGTACCctactgaatgttttaaaattcttttggtGTTTTGCAAATAGGTATGAGCATTCTCCAGGAAAAGGATGACATATTTTTGGACctgaaacagaaattctggaatacCTATCTGGTAAGACAGGCATTTGAAAATGTAATCAGtatctttttctgtatatatgtgtgtgtgtatatatatatttatatgtagtatttatttatataaatatatataaatatatatttttatatatagtaaagCCTCTCCTCATATATCAAAAT
Coding sequences within it:
- the LOC113222962 gene encoding mpv17-like protein isoform X1: MAGWWPAFSRAARRHPWPTNVLLYGSLFTAGDALQQRLQGGEADWRQTRSVATLVVTFHANFNYVWLGLLERALPGRAPRAVLAKLLCDQVVAAPIAISVFYAGMSILQEKDDIFLDLKQKFWNTYLSGLVYWPFVQLTNFSLVPVQWRTAYTGVYGFLWAIFICFSQQSGDGTLKSAFTIFRTKWTSAIEGSPEK
- the LOC113222962 gene encoding mpv17-like protein isoform X2; protein product: MAGWWPAFSRAARRHPWPTNVLLYGSLFTAGDALQQRLQGGEADWRQTRSVATLVVTFHANFNYVWLGLLERALPGRAPRAVLAKLLCDQVVAAPIAISVFYAGMSILQEKDDIFLDLKQKFWNTYLLTNFSLVPVQWRTAYTGVYGFLWAIFICFSQQSGDGTLKSAFTIFRTKWTSAIEGSPEK